A segment of the Pyruvatibacter sp. genome:
GGACACATATCCGTCAAAGCCCTGGCTCAGATAGGCCTCGCGTTGGCCCGCCATGGCATTGGCAGTAATGGCCAGAACCGGGATCTGCGCCCGGTGGCCTGGCAGTTTGCGGATTTCAGCGGTGGCAGCCACGCCATCCATCACCGGCATTTGTACATCCATCAGCACCACGTCGAACGTGCCATAGGCCACAGCGTCAACAGCCTGCTGGCCGTTCTCGACGATTTCACAGGTGTAGCCGAAGCGATCAAGGAACGCGCGCATCAGCTTCTGGTTGATGGGGTGGTCATCTGCCACCAGCACCCGCAGCATGGTATCCGATGCTGCCATCAAATCATCGGCAGTGAGTGGCAGAGGTGCTTCCTCAGGGGCTGGTGCAGCCTCGAAGAACCGACAGGGGATTGTGACCGCAAATGTCGCACCCGCGCCCTCCGCGCTCCGTAGACTTATCGTCCCGCCCATCAGTTCCACAAACTCCCTGCAGATGGTGAGGCCCAGACCGGAGCCGCCAAACCGGCGGGTGGTTGAGGCGTCTGCCTGGGTGAACTTGTCAAAGATGCGTTTGTGCGCTTCTTCCGGAATTCCAGGGCCGGTGTCCGTTACATCAAAGCGCAACATGCCATCTTCAGGTGCGCTGGCGGTGACCGCCACAGAACCGGTGGAAGTGAACTTCACGGCATTGCCGATCAGGTTTGACAGGAGCTGCTGCACCTTGCGGCTGTCAAGTTGCGCACGGGCGGGCACGTTGGTGTCAACCGTGACAGAGAACTCGAGCCCCTCGTCGCGCGCCCGCGGGCCCCACAGCGCTTCGAGGCCTTCAAGAATACGGCGCGGGCTTTCTTCGTCGGCGTCCAGCGACATACGGCCCGACTCGATGCGCGACAGGTCGAGCGTATCGTTGAGCAATGCCAGCAGGCTGTCGCCGGAACTGACGATGGTCTGCGCATAGCTGTGCTGCTCCTCAGACAGATCACCGCGCAGCAGCATCTGGGCCATGCCCAGCATACCATTCATTGGTGTACGGATTTCATGGCTCATCATGGCCAGAAATTCGGTCTTGGCGCGGTTTGCCTGGTCCGCACGACGCCGGTCGGCTTCGGCGGCCTGACGGGCTATTTCCAACTCGCCAATGAGTTCGTCCTTGTCGGCCTGCACTTCAAACACCGTTCGGTTCAGACGCAGATTGGCCATGGTGTTTCGCGCAATCAGGATAACCAGCACAATGCACAAACCTGCCAGTGCCATGTCGGCGGGCGTTTGTGCGTAAACCGTCGGCACTACCACTATGAGCGATGCAGGCACCATGCCGCTGGTGATCGCGATGCGCGGAATAGTACCGTTCTGGTTGGTGACAACCATCAATGAGCCGGCCCACGCAAGCAGCACGAGCATTGTGCAGACTGGATCGCCCGTACCGATTCCAAACAGCAGGCCGAACGACCAAACACACAGCGTGAAAAAAGATGCTGCCTGAAGCGTTGCGAGGCGGGTGGTCACATTGCGTGCCGAGGTGCGTTCGTAGGTCATACGCAGGCGAATGATGGCGAAAACGATCTCGGCCAGAAAGACACTGCTGACCCAGCCGATCGCTTGCGCATACAGGCCAACTGACGCAAACGCGAGCGCCAGCAGGGCCGCAAACAGGCCCGTACTGAGCAGATCGAGGCGGTGAACATCGAGATAATTCTCGACGCCGGCAATCGCCTCGTCCAGTTCAGCGCGGGTGCGCGGCCGGCCCCACAGGACCCGGCGAATGTCGTGCCAGCGTTTCATGACGGGCACAGTGCGCCAAAACGGGTTAAAAATTGATGCGGCTACGGACGAAAAAAGCCGGGACGCAGACAGCGCCCCGGCTTGATATCGTAAACGAAATGCTAAAGGGCCTTAAAGACCAAGTACAGCCTTGGCCATGATATTGCGCTGAATCTCATTGGAACCCGCATAGATCGAGGCTTTACGCAGGCTGAAATAGTAGGGAGCGACAGGTGGCGAATAGTCCGGACCCACCACATGCTCGTTTTGCAGGGCAAATGTGTCCTTCACAAACGGCATGCTGTAATAGCCGATGCCTTCCAGTGCCAACTCGGAAATAGCCTGCTGCAACTCAGTGCCGCGGCATTTGAGCATGGATGATTCAGGGCCCGGGTTCTGGCCGTTGGACATGGCCGAGAAAATGCGCAACTCGGTATATTCCATTGCGCGAACCTGAGTTTCGATGTCGTTGATCTTGGCCTTGAAATGCGGCTGATCGGCAAGCTGGCTTTCACCAACACTGGTATCACCTGCAATTTTACGCACCTTGCCAAGCGACCGCATGAGACCGGGCGCATAGGCGTTGCCGCGCTCGAACTCCAGCAGATATTTGGCGTAGGTCCAGCCTTTGTTTTCCTCACCTATCAGGTTTTCCTTGGGCACTTTCACGTCCTCGAAAAACACCTGATTGATTTCCTGCTTGCCTTCGGCGGGGCCATCCAGCGTCACCAGCGGCTCGACCTTGACGCCGGGGCTATGCATGTCGATCAGCAGGAACGAGATGCCGTCCTGGCGCTTTTCCATCTTCTTGGTGCGCACCAGGCAAAAAATCATGTCGGCGTGCTGCGCCTGCGTCGTCCAGATTTTGGAGCCGTTGCACAGATAGTGATCGCCCTTGTCTTCGGCCTTCATTTGAAGCGAAGCCAGATCGGAACCTGATCCCGGCTCTGAATACCCCTGACACCACCACACATTGCTGGCCAGAATATCCGGCAGATACTTTTGTTTCTGCTCTTCAGAGCCAAACTTCATGATGACCGGCGCCACCATGCGAATGCCGAACGGCACTGTCAGCGGCACACCAGCGGCTGACATTTCGCAGTCAAAAATATAATGCTGACTTGGCGTGAAGCCGGGGCCGCCATGTTCTTCGGGCCAGTGGGTTGCTGCCCAGCCCTTGGCGTGCAGGCGCTTTTGCCACGTAATATGATCTTCCTTGTCGAGATAGCCGTTCTTCGTGCGGGCCATCTTGCGGCGCAGATCGTCGGTGAAGGCTTCTGCGATGAATGCCCGCACTTCTTCCCGAAACGCATTGTCTTCGGCTGAAAAACTGAGATCCATGTGTGGCTCCCGATCCGTGTGCTGATTAACTGATGAAGTTGAAAAACTGTGAGTCCGGCGTGCCCGCAACGAGGGGTGCAAGTTTTGGCAGTCCCGCTTTCATGTGAGGCTCCTCGCGGTGCTTATCGAGCGCCGCCTGGTCCGCCCACTGCTCCATGACGACATAGGTTGCTGCCGTTTTGCCATCCTGCGATCGGGCCTTGTACAAGTCGTACATATTGCAGCCGGGCTCCCTGGCAAGTACGTGCGCGCGCATTGCCATGAAAACCTCTTCAAAGTCTTTTTCTTTTCCCGGCTGAACGGGGATGCGGACAATGCCGCCAACAATCGCGTTACCTGACATGGGCTTTACCCTTGAAACGGCGGCGCCTCACTCAACGGGGTCGAGATAGTCGAGCACTGGCGCACCACCCAGAACAGCGCCCAGCTTTGGTCCTGCTGCCTTGAAGTGTGCAGATTCGCCATGCGCCTTAAGCGCGTCTGCATCCTGGTAGCGTTCCATGATGACGTAGGTGGAGGCGTCTGCCTTCGAGCGATACACGTCATACATTTCGCAGCCTTTTTCATTGGCCAGCACCTGCGCGCGCAGATCCTTGAAGACGGCTTCAAACTCGGCTTCCTTGCCGGCCTGAATGATGAGGGTAGCGACGATGCCAACTGCGGCCATGATAGTTCTCCCGTTTATGTTTTTCTGATTGTCAAAAATGCAATTCGTTGCGGACTTTATGGGGTTGCGGCCCGTTGGGCAATTACCTGTGCGGGCTTAACGGCCCTTATAGGTGGGCGTCCGCTTTTCAATGAAGGCAGACACCGCCTCCGCGTGGTCTTCCGTATGATGGGCCAGCGCCTGCATATTGGCTGACATGTCCATGATCTGGTCGAACGTTGTGGTCATGCCCTGGCGCATCAGGCGCTTGGTCATGCGCAACACGTGAGGCGGCTGACCTGCCATTTTGTCGGCCAGCGCGCGGGCCTCTGCCATCAACGTATCGTGCGGCACAACGCGGCTGACGAGGCCCCACTGGCAGGCCGTTTCAGCGTCAATCACGTCGCCGGTGAAAAACAATTCGGCAGCGCGTGCTGTTCCGATAACGCGTGGCAGCAGCCATGATCCGCCATCGCCGGGCACAAGACCGATCTTGAGAAAGGTCGCGCCGAAAATGGCTTTGTCGGAGGCAATGCGGGTGTCTGCAAGGCACGCCACATCATTGCCAAGGCCAATGGCCGGTCCGTTGACGGCGGCGATCATCGGCACTTCCAGCGACCACAACGACTTCACGATGCGGTGAATGCCGGTGTAATAGCCGCGTGCAATATCCACGCCCGGCCCGCCAAAGCTGCCGGCTTTCTGATTCATGGCCTTGATGTTGCCGCCCGCTGAAAACGCCTTGCCTGCGCCGGTCAGAATGACCGCGCGAATATCAATATTTGCGTTGATCTGCTCTGCAGCGGCGGCAAAGGCCGGGCCGTCTTCCGGCTCGCCCAGCGCATTGCGCGCATCGGGACGGTTGATGGTGAGAGTTGCGACGTGGCCATCAATTTCAAGCAGCAGCGGATCGGCAGACATTGCTTTACGTTCCTTAACTATTGGCGGGCCGGTGGGGATTGAAAAACATG
Coding sequences within it:
- a CDS encoding ATP-binding protein, producing MKRWHDIRRVLWGRPRTRAELDEAIAGVENYLDVHRLDLLSTGLFAALLALAFASVGLYAQAIGWVSSVFLAEIVFAIIRLRMTYERTSARNVTTRLATLQAASFFTLCVWSFGLLFGIGTGDPVCTMLVLLAWAGSLMVVTNQNGTIPRIAITSGMVPASLIVVVPTVYAQTPADMALAGLCIVLVILIARNTMANLRLNRTVFEVQADKDELIGELEIARQAAEADRRRADQANRAKTEFLAMMSHEIRTPMNGMLGMAQMLLRGDLSEEQHSYAQTIVSSGDSLLALLNDTLDLSRIESGRMSLDADEESPRRILEGLEALWGPRARDEGLEFSVTVDTNVPARAQLDSRKVQQLLSNLIGNAVKFTSTGSVAVTASAPEDGMLRFDVTDTGPGIPEEAHKRIFDKFTQADASTTRRFGGSGLGLTICREFVELMGGTISLRSAEGAGATFAVTIPCRFFEAAPAPEEAPLPLTADDLMAASDTMLRVLVADDHPINQKLMRAFLDRFGYTCEIVENGQQAVDAVAYGTFDVVLMDVQMPVMDGVAATAEIRKLPGHRAQIPVLAITANAMAGQREAYLSQGFDGYVSKPIDTDVLRAEIERVTKSGHETKTAASA
- a CDS encoding acyl-CoA dehydrogenase family protein, with the protein product MDLSFSAEDNAFREEVRAFIAEAFTDDLRRKMARTKNGYLDKEDHITWQKRLHAKGWAATHWPEEHGGPGFTPSQHYIFDCEMSAAGVPLTVPFGIRMVAPVIMKFGSEEQKQKYLPDILASNVWWCQGYSEPGSGSDLASLQMKAEDKGDHYLCNGSKIWTTQAQHADMIFCLVRTKKMEKRQDGISFLLIDMHSPGVKVEPLVTLDGPAEGKQEINQVFFEDVKVPKENLIGEENKGWTYAKYLLEFERGNAYAPGLMRSLGKVRKIAGDTSVGESQLADQPHFKAKINDIETQVRAMEYTELRIFSAMSNGQNPGPESSMLKCRGTELQQAISELALEGIGYYSMPFVKDTFALQNEHVVGPDYSPPVAPYYFSLRKASIYAGSNEIQRNIMAKAVLGL
- a CDS encoding putative quinol monooxygenase, which encodes MSGNAIVGGIVRIPVQPGKEKDFEEVFMAMRAHVLAREPGCNMYDLYKARSQDGKTAATYVVMEQWADQAALDKHREEPHMKAGLPKLAPLVAGTPDSQFFNFIS
- a CDS encoding putative quinol monooxygenase; translated protein: MAAVGIVATLIIQAGKEAEFEAVFKDLRAQVLANEKGCEMYDVYRSKADASTYVIMERYQDADALKAHGESAHFKAAGPKLGAVLGGAPVLDYLDPVE
- a CDS encoding crotonase/enoyl-CoA hydratase family protein, with the translated sequence MSADPLLLEIDGHVATLTINRPDARNALGEPEDGPAFAAAAEQINANIDIRAVILTGAGKAFSAGGNIKAMNQKAGSFGGPGVDIARGYYTGIHRIVKSLWSLEVPMIAAVNGPAIGLGNDVACLADTRIASDKAIFGATFLKIGLVPGDGGSWLLPRVIGTARAAELFFTGDVIDAETACQWGLVSRVVPHDTLMAEARALADKMAGQPPHVLRMTKRLMRQGMTTTFDQIMDMSANMQALAHHTEDHAEAVSAFIEKRTPTYKGR